Proteins from a genomic interval of Pseudomonadota bacterium:
- a CDS encoding MlaE family lipid ABC transporter permease subunit, whose translation MPHDQYALLVSGEKGGNIILSISGSASLDTISLMLPEIKTLLEEKHPSKLTTDLGNVEYLDSAGALLLIQLENEAKRKSIPFAYLNMSDKVKGIMTLLDRDALSTNPIIPEKRTIGFFERIGEASIGFYDDILEVISFGGELTLEIIYSLFHLRSVRWTDVIVYMKKVGVDGLPIVGLITFLLGLILAFMSSLQLKQFGANIYVPSLLSLAMVRELGPIMAAILVAGRSGSAFAAEIGTMKVNEEVDALITMGFNPIRFLAIPKVFAAIMVVPLLTLFADLFAIIGGLAIGVFFLDLTVYTYVQQSIKAITIFNIVTSMIKSVVLAILIAGIGCQRGFMVRGGAQDVGNATTSAVVAALFLIIVVDSIFAILLNYI comes from the coding sequence ATGCCACATGATCAATATGCCCTTTTGGTTTCGGGAGAGAAGGGCGGTAACATTATCCTCTCCATCTCAGGCAGTGCGTCGCTGGATACTATAAGCCTGATGCTGCCTGAGATAAAAACGCTTCTTGAAGAGAAGCACCCTTCGAAACTTACCACTGATCTTGGAAACGTTGAGTACCTGGATAGCGCAGGTGCGCTGTTGCTCATCCAGTTGGAAAATGAAGCAAAAAGAAAGTCCATACCATTCGCATACCTGAATATGTCCGATAAGGTGAAGGGGATAATGACCCTCCTTGACCGGGACGCACTCAGTACAAACCCTATCATACCGGAAAAAAGGACAATAGGATTTTTTGAGCGGATAGGTGAGGCAAGCATCGGTTTTTATGATGACATTTTAGAGGTTATTTCCTTTGGTGGAGAGCTTACTTTAGAAATCATATATTCTCTGTTCCATCTCCGCTCGGTGAGGTGGACCGATGTGATCGTCTACATGAAAAAGGTGGGTGTGGACGGGCTTCCGATCGTTGGACTCATCACCTTTTTGTTGGGTCTCATCCTTGCATTCATGTCTTCATTGCAGCTTAAACAATTTGGTGCAAATATATATGTTCCATCGCTTTTGAGCCTGGCCATGGTAAGGGAGTTGGGCCCGATCATGGCAGCGATTCTTGTGGCAGGCCGTTCCGGTTCAGCCTTTGCAGCAGAGATTGGCACCATGAAGGTAAACGAGGAAGTGGATGCATTAATTACAATGGGGTTTAATCCTATCAGATTTCTTGCAATACCAAAAGTCTTTGCTGCGATTATGGTCGTTCCTCTCCTCACGTTATTTGCCGACCTTTTTGCTATTATCGGCGGATTAGCGATAGGTGTCTTTTTTCTCGACTTAACGGTGTACACCTACGTCCAGCAGTCAATAAAGGCGATAACCATATTTAACATTGTGACAAGCATGATAAAATCGGTAGTCCTTGCAATACTCATCGCAGGGATTGGATGTCAGAGGGGGTTCATGGTAAGGGGTGGTGCGCAGGATGTGGGTAACGCAACG